From Passer domesticus isolate bPasDom1 chromosome 8, bPasDom1.hap1, whole genome shotgun sequence, a single genomic window includes:
- the LOC135305977 gene encoding olfactory receptor 14J1-like, which produces MVFFLLNLALSDLGFICTTVPKAMHNSLWDTTTISYTGCAAQLFFFMFFISAELSLLTIMCYDRYVSICKPLHYGTLLGSRACAHMAAAAWASGFLNALMHTANTFSLPLCHDNTLGQFFCEIPHILKLSCSKAYLRELGPIAVSVCLSFGCFVFIVFSYVQIFRAVLRIPSEQGRHKAFSTCLPHLLVVSLFISTGTFAHLKPLSISSPSVDLSVSVLYSVVPPALNPLIYSLRNQELKAAVRRLMTGWFQEH; this is translated from the coding sequence actgtccccaaagccatgcacaattccctctgggacaccaccaccatctcctacacaggatgtgctgcacagctcttcttctttatgtttttcatatcagcagagctttccctcctgaccatcatgtgctacgaccgctacgtgtccatctgcaaacccctgcactacgggaccctcctgggcagcagagcttgtgcccacatggcagcagctgcctgggccagtggctTTCTTAATGCTCTtatgcacacagccaatacattttccctgcccctgtgtcaTGACAAtaccctgggccagttcttctgtgaaatcccccacatcctcaagctctcctgctccaaagcctATCTCAGGGAACTTGGGCCCATTGCTGTTAGTGTCTGTTTAtcatttggttgttttgtgttcatagttttctcctatgtgcagatcttcagggctgtgctgaggatcccctctgagcagggacggcacaaagccttttccacctgtcTCCCTCACCTGCTTGTGGTGTCCTTGTTTATCAGCACCGGTACATTTGCTCACCTGAAGCCCCTGTCCATCTCCTCTCCATCTGTGGATCTGtcagtgtcagttctgtactcggtggtgcctccagccctgaaccccctcatctacagcctgaggaaccaggagctcaaggctgcagtgcggagactgatgactggatggtTTCAGGAACATTAA